One Bradyrhizobium sp. ISRA464 genomic window carries:
- a CDS encoding ABC transporter substrate-binding protein, with protein sequence MSFRLAACIAALGLVTMAASPALAQKKGGTLRLYHNDNPPSTSLLEESTIASVMPFAAVFNNLVVFDPAKVHESIDTVIPDLAESWSWDSTNTKLTFKLRQGVKWHDGQPFTAKDVQCTWRMLIGKSETQDFKRNPRKVWYTKLKDVSINGDYEATFELSEPQPGLLALLASAFSVVYPCHVPQQVMRTKPIGTGPFKFVEFRRGDSIRLVRNPDYFKKDRPYLDEITVRTIDSRATRMLAFATGDYDITFPSDVTIPLMKDVKARAPNAICEMTATNTQINLMVNRVNPPFDNPDIRRAMSLALDRKAFNTILFEGNGRLGGAMLAKPEGEWGMPPDVLATLPGYGPDTEKNIAEAQAIMQKLGYSDAKPLPIKIQTRNLPTYRDPAVILADQLKKIYIVAELDILDTPRWYSRLQRKDYTIGLNVTGVSVDDPDGNLVENYSCHSERNYTQYCNAEVDKLLAAQSRELDKDKRRQLVFDIERLLAEDAARPIILHSSAGNCWQPYVKNFHPHDNSQYNNLRFEDVWLDK encoded by the coding sequence ATGTCGTTCAGGCTGGCCGCATGCATTGCGGCGTTGGGTCTCGTGACCATGGCGGCAAGCCCAGCATTGGCGCAGAAGAAGGGTGGCACGCTGCGGCTCTATCACAACGACAATCCGCCCTCGACCTCGCTGCTCGAGGAATCCACCATCGCCTCGGTGATGCCGTTCGCGGCTGTATTCAACAATCTCGTGGTGTTCGACCCGGCCAAGGTTCACGAGAGCATCGACACCGTGATCCCCGATCTCGCCGAAAGCTGGTCATGGGATTCGACCAACACCAAGCTCACCTTCAAGCTGCGGCAGGGTGTGAAATGGCACGACGGCCAGCCGTTCACGGCAAAGGACGTGCAATGCACCTGGCGGATGCTGATCGGCAAGAGCGAGACCCAGGACTTCAAGCGCAATCCGCGCAAGGTCTGGTACACCAAGCTCAAGGACGTCAGCATCAACGGCGATTATGAGGCGACGTTCGAATTGAGCGAGCCGCAGCCGGGGCTGCTGGCGCTGCTCGCCAGCGCTTTCTCGGTCGTCTATCCCTGCCACGTGCCGCAGCAGGTGATGCGCACCAAGCCGATCGGCACCGGGCCGTTCAAATTCGTCGAGTTCAGGCGCGGCGATTCGATCCGGCTCGTGCGTAACCCGGATTACTTCAAGAAGGACCGGCCGTATCTCGACGAGATCACGGTGCGCACGATCGACAGCCGCGCGACGCGCATGCTGGCGTTTGCGACCGGCGACTACGACATCACCTTTCCCTCCGACGTCACCATTCCCCTGATGAAGGACGTCAAGGCGCGGGCGCCGAACGCGATCTGCGAGATGACGGCGACCAACACCCAGATCAATCTGATGGTCAACCGCGTCAATCCGCCGTTCGACAATCCCGACATCCGCCGCGCGATGTCGCTGGCGCTGGACCGCAAGGCCTTCAACACCATCCTGTTCGAGGGCAACGGGCGGCTCGGCGGCGCCATGCTCGCGAAGCCGGAAGGCGAGTGGGGCATGCCGCCCGATGTGCTGGCGACGCTGCCGGGCTATGGGCCTGATACCGAGAAGAATATCGCGGAGGCGCAAGCGATCATGCAGAAGCTCGGCTACAGCGACGCCAAGCCGCTGCCGATCAAGATCCAGACCCGCAACCTACCGACCTATCGCGATCCGGCGGTGATCCTCGCCGACCAGCTCAAGAAGATCTACATCGTGGCCGAGCTGGACATTCTGGATACGCCGCGCTGGTACTCCCGGCTGCAGCGCAAGGACTACACGATCGGGCTGAACGTGACCGGCGTCAGCGTCGACGATCCCGACGGCAATCTGGTCGAAAACTACTCCTGCCACTCCGAGCGCAACTACACCCAGTATTGCAATGCGGAGGTCGACAAGCTGCTGGCCGCGCAGTCCCGCGAGCTGGACAAGGACAAGCGCAGGCAGCTCGTGTTCGACATCGAACGCCTGCTGGCCGAGGACGCGGCGCGCCCGATCATCCTGCACTCATCGGCCGGCAATTGCTGGCAGCCCTATGTGAAGAACTTCCATCCGCACGACAACAGCCAGTACAACAATCTGCGGTTTGAGGACGTGTGGCTGGATAAATGA
- a CDS encoding alpha-ketoacid dehydrogenase subunit beta translates to MPEVTLVEAINLALGRAMADDPAVVVLGEDIGVNGGVFRATIGLQERFGPERVLDTPLAELLISGLCVGMAAQGLKPVGEIQFMGFIYPCLDQLVNHASRMRNRTQGRLTCPMVLRTPHGAGIRAPEHHSESTEAMLAHIPGLRVVMPSSPERAYGLLLAAIRDPDPVVFLEPTRLYRAAKGEVEDNGEALPLDHAFVLREGRDVTLISWGAMLRETMAAADALADEGIAAEVVDLATLKPYDEDTVLGSVAKTGRCVIVHEAAHTGGFGAEIAALIAERGLSSLLAPVTRVTGYDTIVPMARLEQRYMPSVGRIVTAARKACQYN, encoded by the coding sequence ATGCCTGAAGTGACGTTGGTCGAAGCCATCAATCTGGCGCTCGGCCGCGCGATGGCTGATGATCCCGCTGTGGTCGTGCTCGGCGAAGATATCGGTGTCAATGGCGGCGTCTTCCGCGCGACCATCGGCTTGCAAGAGCGCTTCGGTCCGGAGCGCGTCCTTGATACGCCGCTTGCCGAACTCCTGATCAGCGGTCTCTGCGTCGGCATGGCCGCGCAGGGACTGAAGCCCGTCGGCGAAATCCAGTTCATGGGATTCATTTATCCCTGTCTCGATCAGCTGGTGAACCACGCATCACGGATGCGTAACCGTACCCAGGGACGGCTTACCTGTCCGATGGTTCTGCGCACGCCGCATGGTGCCGGCATTCGCGCGCCCGAGCATCATTCCGAAAGCACCGAAGCGATGCTCGCCCACATTCCGGGCCTGCGTGTCGTCATGCCTTCGTCGCCGGAGCGCGCCTATGGACTTCTCCTCGCCGCGATCCGAGATCCCGATCCGGTGGTGTTCCTGGAGCCGACGCGACTGTACCGCGCGGCGAAAGGCGAGGTCGAGGACAACGGCGAAGCCTTGCCGCTGGATCACGCCTTCGTCTTGAGGGAAGGTCGCGACGTCACGCTGATCAGCTGGGGCGCGATGCTGAGGGAAACGATGGCCGCAGCGGACGCGCTCGCCGATGAGGGGATCGCTGCGGAGGTCGTCGACCTCGCCACGCTCAAGCCCTACGATGAGGACACCGTGCTCGGATCGGTCGCAAAGACCGGGCGCTGCGTCATCGTGCACGAGGCGGCGCACACCGGCGGATTTGGCGCGGAGATCGCCGCTCTGATCGCCGAGCGCGGACTATCCTCGCTGCTCGCACCCGTGACCCGCGTTACCGGCTATGACACGATCGTCCCGATGGCCCGCCTTGAGCAACGCTACATGCCGTCGGTCGGACGCATCGTGACCGCAGCCCGAAAGGCGTGCCAGTACAACTGA
- a CDS encoding peptidase — protein sequence MTYCCGILVRDGLVMIADTRTNAGLDNVSTFRKLHIFETPGERIMAVASAGNLAISQSVLSTLTEGMADPQTGELETLMNAPTMFQAAQRIGRAIRAVHATEGEALRGEDISFDVSFLFGGQIKGSRMRLFMVYTAGNFIECTTDTPYLQIGEHKYGKPVLDRAMHYDVELYEALKTGLISMDSTMRSNLGVGLPIDVLVVRADACEADLNHRIEAGEPYFHDLRSRWSAALRAAHQNIPRPPYKTEIEAKAKKEETR from the coding sequence ATGACCTATTGCTGTGGAATTCTGGTGCGAGACGGCCTCGTCATGATCGCGGACACCCGCACCAATGCCGGCCTCGACAATGTCTCGACCTTCCGCAAGCTGCACATCTTCGAAACGCCAGGCGAGCGCATCATGGCGGTCGCGAGCGCCGGCAATCTGGCGATCAGCCAGTCGGTGCTATCGACCCTGACCGAGGGCATGGCAGACCCGCAGACCGGCGAGCTCGAAACGTTGATGAATGCGCCGACCATGTTCCAGGCGGCACAGCGGATCGGCCGCGCCATCCGCGCCGTGCACGCAACCGAGGGAGAAGCGCTGCGCGGCGAAGACATCTCCTTCGACGTCTCCTTCCTGTTCGGCGGTCAGATCAAGGGCTCGCGGATGCGCCTGTTCATGGTCTACACCGCCGGCAACTTCATCGAATGCACCACCGACACGCCGTACCTGCAGATCGGCGAGCACAAATACGGCAAACCGGTGCTCGACCGCGCCATGCATTACGACGTCGAGCTCTATGAGGCGCTGAAGACCGGCCTGATCTCGATGGATTCGACGATGCGCTCCAACCTCGGCGTCGGCCTGCCAATCGACGTGCTGGTGGTCCGCGCCGACGCCTGCGAGGCCGACCTCAACCACCGCATCGAGGCCGGCGAACCCTATTTCCATGACCTGCGCTCGCGCTGGTCCGCGGCGCTGCGCGCGGCGCACCAGAATATTCCGCGTCCGCCCTACAAGACCGAGATCGAAGCAAAAGCCAAGAAAGAGGAAACCAGATGA
- the pdhA gene encoding pyruvate dehydrogenase (acetyl-transferring) E1 component subunit alpha, which translates to MASKRANEELPVIARFEVRRRNYLAPDGAMNRPLPAFASDAKLLVELYRSMVLLRLFDRKAVALQRTGRLGTYAVSLGQEAVSVGIASAMREDDVLLPSYRDNGALLWRGVKLEEILLFWGGDERGNQFSGPVHDFPFCVPVGSQAPHAAGVAYALKLRKQPSVAVCLFGDGATSKGDVYEAMNFAGVHKLPVVFVATNNQWAISVPLRLQTASETLAQKAIAAGFSGEQVDGCDVVAMRAAAEEAIAAARDGKGPHFIEAVTYRLGDHTTSDDALRYRSAEEVQAHWKEEPIARLRSYLVGQKMWTKADEEQLAAECHQRIEAAVERYLTTPPRRPETMFDNLYADLPEAYAVQRRELAGEDDA; encoded by the coding sequence GTGGCCAGCAAAAGAGCAAACGAAGAGCTCCCCGTCATTGCGCGCTTTGAGGTGCGCCGCCGCAACTACCTCGCGCCGGACGGCGCGATGAACCGGCCGCTTCCCGCCTTCGCCAGCGATGCCAAGCTGCTCGTCGAACTTTACCGTTCGATGGTGCTCTTGCGCCTGTTTGACCGAAAGGCTGTCGCATTGCAGCGCACTGGCCGGCTGGGAACCTATGCCGTTTCGCTCGGCCAGGAGGCGGTGTCGGTCGGCATCGCGAGTGCGATGCGGGAAGATGATGTTCTGCTGCCCTCTTATCGTGACAATGGCGCGTTGCTCTGGCGTGGCGTCAAGCTGGAGGAGATCCTGCTGTTCTGGGGCGGCGATGAACGGGGCAATCAATTCTCCGGTCCGGTTCACGATTTCCCGTTCTGCGTTCCCGTCGGATCACAGGCGCCGCATGCCGCCGGTGTGGCCTATGCCTTGAAGCTGCGCAAGCAGCCGAGCGTGGCCGTCTGCCTGTTTGGCGACGGAGCCACTTCGAAAGGCGATGTCTACGAGGCCATGAATTTTGCCGGCGTGCACAAATTGCCGGTCGTATTCGTCGCCACCAACAATCAATGGGCCATATCCGTGCCGCTGCGGCTGCAGACCGCTTCTGAAACGCTGGCCCAGAAGGCGATCGCTGCCGGGTTCAGCGGCGAGCAAGTGGATGGTTGCGACGTGGTGGCGATGCGCGCCGCGGCCGAGGAGGCCATTGCCGCTGCCCGCGACGGCAAGGGCCCTCACTTCATCGAAGCGGTCACCTACCGGCTCGGCGATCACACGACGTCAGATGATGCATTGCGCTATCGTTCGGCCGAAGAAGTCCAGGCGCATTGGAAGGAAGAGCCGATCGCGCGCCTCAGGTCATATCTTGTCGGTCAGAAGATGTGGACCAAGGCGGACGAGGAGCAGCTTGCCGCCGAGTGCCATCAGCGCATCGAGGCGGCGGTGGAGCGTTATCTGACGACGCCGCCGCGCCGGCCAGAAACCATGTTCGACAACCTCTATGCCGATCTGCCCGAGGCGTATGCCGTGCAGCGTCGCGAACTCGCGGGAGAGGACGATGCCTGA
- a CDS encoding GYD domain-containing protein, with the protein MATFIVRIDWTDQGIRNVREAPKRSRAARELAKTLGVEIKEVYLTSGEHDLLLLAEAPLGDHITKLALALSSQGNIRTCTSRAWPEAEWTKLISELP; encoded by the coding sequence ATGGCGACATTCATAGTGAGGATCGACTGGACCGACCAGGGAATTCGTAATGTGCGGGAAGCTCCCAAGCGCAGCCGAGCGGCGAGAGAACTCGCCAAGACGCTCGGCGTCGAAATCAAGGAGGTCTATCTCACCTCCGGCGAGCATGACCTTCTTCTCCTCGCCGAAGCGCCGCTCGGCGACCACATCACAAAGCTCGCACTTGCCCTCAGTTCTCAGGGAAACATACGGACCTGCACCTCACGGGCCTGGCCCGAGGCCGAGTGGACCAAGCTGATATCCGAACTTCCGTAG